TGGTGTGATCCCAGGCTTTACGGCCATTATTGCTTTTGCTAAAGCCAATACCACTATTGATCCTCGTTACCCACAAAAAACGTCACGTTTAGTCACTACTGGTATTTACCGATTTACCCGTAACCCGATGTATTTAGGTTTAGTGTTCTTTTTATTCGCTGCCGCATTTTACTTTTCGGCGTTAAGCTGTTTTGTTGTGGTGCCTGTCTTTATTTGGGTGATGAATAATTTTCAAATAGAGCCAGAAGAGGCGGTGTTACTGGCGATGTTTGGTGAAGATTATCAACACTATTGCCAAACAGTGCGTCGTTGGTGTTAGCTTATTTGTCATTAAGCAAAGAGCAAATGAAAATAACGGTTTACCTGCTCGTGATTTTCCTTACACTGACGAGCACGTTATTTTGTTACTCACAAGTAGCAAAGAGACAAACGAAACTGAGGGAAAATAAATGAGCAAAGCGAAAATTGGTATTGTTACAGTCAGTGATCGTGCAAGTGCTGGCGTTTACGAAGATATTTCAGGCCAAGCTATTATCGATACTTTGAATGACTATTTAACCTCAGAATGGGAACCAGTATATAAAGTGATCCCAGACGAGCAAGATGTTATTGAAGTTACATTAATTGATATGGCGGATGTACAAAACTGTAGTTTGATCGTAACTACAGGTGGTACTGGCCCAGCTAAGCGTGATGTAACACCTGAAGCGACAGAAGCTGTGTGTGATCGTATGATGCCAGGCTTCGGTGAGCTAATGCGTGCTGAATCATTAAAGTTTGTACCAACCGCAATTTTGTCTCGTCAAACAGCTGGTCTACGTGGTGATAGCTTAATTGTTAACTTACCAGGTAAGCCAAAGTCTATTCGTGAGTGTTTAGATGCAGTATTCCCTGCGATTCCATACTGTATTGATCTGATGGAAGGCCCATTCCTTGAATGCGATGAATCAGTGATTAAGCCATTCCGTCCTAAACAGAAGTAAAGTATTTATACCCAAGTAACTTCAAGATGTAGTGTTCAGCGAGACGACCTTAGTTCTCAGGCGCGGCAACGATTCGAAGATATAGTGGTTCTACATTGAGAATCGTTAACAAAGTCTGAGAGCTAAGGACGCTTGCCCTTTGGGAGCGTGTCACTGAGCCGACTTCTTGCGTCAGACAACTTGGAAATAGCTCGCTATTCCGCTTCGTTGTCTTCCTTGAATTCAACTCAGTGACCTCGCTCTGAATCAGGTATCTTGAAGTCACTTGGGTATATTAATATAAGAAAGAGTAACCAATAGGTTGCTCTTTTTTTATGTGTAAAGACTAAAATAATGTATATATATACAGCTTTTTTTGTATTTAGTTGAATACCAATGTCAGTTTTCTGTAAATAAAAATAGCGTTTGATCACGAAATGAAAAATATTAATCATTGATCTTCCGAATAGATTAATTCAATTTTTCAAAACTGAAATTCAAATAAAAAATGGAAATAAAAAAAGCATTTAAAAACAAATGTTTATTTGATTTCATAAATTACTATAGAGACTGATTTAATATGTTTGGTTTAAAATTGAGCAATATTGGTATTGGTTATAGTCATTTGTTTTTAACGTATTATTATAATATTCTATGCAACCGAAGAGAGCTCTCTCTTAATATTATATGCATCGTAAAGTGTATTTTTCCGTTATTAAAATAAAAAACTATGTTTTATAGTTATATTATCAACAGGCTCGAATATGGACGTTAAACAAAGCTGGGGCTTTATTTCAATTTCAATCGGTATTGTTTCATTACTATGGGCAAGCATTTCACTAAGCGGCATGGTAGGACAAGAACATGTTTTGCTAGAAATGGGGTCTTATATTCATGCGAGTAGCACGGATTTATCTAATACCAATTATGCAGATAAAGTGATGGCTGCTGAGCGACATAAGAATTTTGTGGTATTACTAAGTGGTTTAGTGATGGCACTGTTAGGCTCTATCATGATCAAAGGACGCTTTAATAAATTTTAAGTTCTTCTTTTACCTAGATCATATACTGTTGTTAGAGATAGAAAGAAATCCGCAACAAAATAGAAAGGTTGCGGATTGCTTTTGTTTTATTGCGCCGATGGCGTTGCCACATCTTTTGCAACGTAAGCTTTGGTTCCCCAAAGTGGCACAGTCGATAGGCTATGCTTATAGCTACCTGATGTTTCCTTCGTTGAGTAGGATAAATACATCAATGTTTCAGATTCAGGATCGTAAATACGACGGATCTTCATCGTCTTAAAGAAAATACTCTTCGACTTTTTAAATACCACTTCACCTGATTTAGATTTATCAATTTTCGCGATCATTTCTGGGGTAATTTCACCCGTTTGACGACAAGATATTGATGAATCTGAAGGATCAGCAAGGCTTAAATCTGCCTCAATACTTGCAATATGACATGTTACACCCGGCACTAATGGGTCAACTAATGTGTTTAATTTAATGTCTTTGGTGGTGAAAACACCAAGAGATACATCACCAACTTCATTATCTGAGCAACCACTGACTAATGCTGTTGATGCAATCAGACCTGCCAACATAATGGCTTTTTTCATTATTCACTCCTTGGTGTCTTCGTCGTAAATGATTGATGTTTTAAACGACAGATTGAATAACTATGTTTATACGTTAAAAAATGACATTTTTCACTAAAGTGTTTGATCTTTGGGCAAGATTTGAAGCTACTTGGATTTTAGACAAAAAAAACCGAGATACGGCTTGAGTAACTCGGAAAAGTGGCGCTACAAGGCTCCAAATTGAGAACAGATAATAAAGAGGCTAGTATCGTTCAAAAAACAAGCATTTTAGATGCTGACTACTAATAGTACGGAAAAAAATTAGAAAAAGTTTATTTTAAAATTAAGATTTTATCTTATTGTTTTAAAAGTAATTTAAGCTATGTTTGAAAGAGGGGAGTATTTTCAAAAGTGTTATATTTATACCGTTTTTTCAAAAATGTACTTTTCATAACGTTCAAATACACATAGGATAAATGTAACGGTAATGTTACAAGGAAATTTGTTAGGGACTCCACAATTACTGTCTATGGGAGGATATTATGTCGAATATTCTTACTTTTCCAGTAAAAGAACAGCCGAAAGAACGTACACCTTTAGAGACAATTGTAGAGCAAGAACTACTGGATTTAGGTGCAGATCAATACATGATTGATGTCGTGATCGAGCGCATGGAAAAGTTTTTAGCACTAGCATCGTTTGAATTCGATTTGAAAATGAAAGTATCTAAGGAGTGTTTAGAAGAAATGAACGAAAATGTATTTCCTGCTATTTCGGAAATGCAAGCATCGGTCAGAGATACAATGAATGAGATCTTAACAGAACGTGTTCTGCATGAGATCCGTCTTTATAATCTTGAAATGCAAGCTGTACGATAACATCGACCATTTATATATCCATTTTGTTACAGATAGTACTTATGAATGATTCACCACAATAAAGCCACTGTTTATCAGTGGCTTTACTTTTTTGTCATCAAAACCGCGCTATTCTGAAACTCTTCCGTCATTTACGATTTTTATACTTACACCAAATTACGCACTGTTTGGTGAGAGTATGAGTGTTAATACACCTTTTTTGCTACCACGTAAAACGCCACTTGGTATCGCTGAAAATGTTGCTGAATGGGCAACAGGGCTAAAGCAGTTAAATCATTATTACTTACAACGTCCAATAGGTGCTGATTGCACAACGTTTTTGCGTTATGCCTTAGATTCGTTAGGCATTGATTATCAAGTTCAGCGTGGTTCGTTACACAATATTCCGCAACATGGCTCAACCTTAATTGTGGCTAATCATCCGCTTGGTGGGGTTGAAGGGATCATTCTTGCTGAGATCTTATTGTCTATTCGTAATGATATAAAAATCATGGCGAATCAATATCTCAAAACTGTACCTGAACTTGATTCATTATTTATTGGTGTCGATGTATTTGATAATCACAATACAGTGAAAGCCAATGCCAAAGCAGTAAGAGAGGCGCATCAACACCTTTCTGATGGTGGATTATTACTGGTATTTCCGGCGGGTGAAGTTTCTACCAAAGATCAAAAAAAGCGTTTAGTTGATAAAAACTGGAATCGTTCAGTCAGTCGTTTTATTCGCCGACATCAAGCCTCTGTGGTGCCTATCTATATTAAAGGTGAAAACAGCCGTCAGTTTTATTTAGCGGGGAAAATTCATCCATTACTGCGCACTATGATGTTAGGGCGAGAAATGCTAAATAAACGTAAACAAACGATCGGACTGGCAATTGGTGAAACGATTCAATATTCGGAAGTGAAGAATATTACTGATGATAGGTTATTAGTGAATTACCTTCGCTTAAATACTTATTTGTTAGGTTCGGTCATCACGGCAACACAAAAGCATACTGATAATCTTCCAACGGCAACGCCCATTCATCCTCCTATTGCAAAACCTCTGCTCGTTACAGAAATTGCACATTTACCCAGTGAGCAAAAGTTACTCGAAAACACTCGCTTTGATGTGTACTGCACAACCGCCAATGATGCACCGCATTTACTCAAAGAGATTGGGCGTATTCGTGAAGAAAGCTTTCGTGCGGTAGGAGAAGGCACAGGGAAGGCGTTAGATTTAGATCGTTTTGATGACTTCTATTACCATTTATTGGTATGGGATAAAGAACAACAGCAAGTGGTTGGTGCTTATCGTTTAGGTGCTGTAGATAAGATCATGGGAGCTCATGGTGTTGATGGACTGTATTCAAGAACGCTCTTTCACTATGACAATGCATTAGTTGCGCAATTAGGGCAATCACTTGAGTTAGGCCGCTCTGTGGTCGCGAAACCGTATCAACGAAGTTTGAGTGCCTTGATGCTATTGTGGAAAGGTATTTGTCAGTTTGTGGCTCTTAATCCTCAATATACCCATTTGTTTGGCCCTGTCAGTATTAGTAATGATTACAGCTTAGAAGCTCGCCAGTTATTGGCTGCAAGTTTAGAGGTGCATCATTATGATCAACAAAGTGCATATTTGGTAAAGCCGAGTTATCCGTTGTCAAAAAGTGAGTCTTGTTATCATCATCCTGACACGTTGGCGGCACTGGCAGATATTCAATTGTTATCGAAAGTGGTAAGTCGACTTGATGACGAGAATAAAGGCGTTCCTGTTTTATTGAGGCAATATTTAGGGCTTAATGGCAAGTTGCTTTGCTTTAATGTCGATCCCGCTTTTAATGATGCTTTAGATGGTTTGATTGTAGTGGACTTGTGCCAAGTACCAGAAAAAAACTTAGCGAAGTATATGGGAACAGCACAAACACAACAGTATTTATCCCATCATCAACAATAGCGAATGTAAAACGAGGCATAGTAGTCAACAGTGCTATTTATGCCTCGTTTATGTTGTTGTGTCGTTATTTACCTAACTGCCATAGCTTTTCTGCTTTTGTACCAATCACCCAAAAGCTCAACGCAAGGATAGCGAAAAACAGTGCTTTGTGGATTTCACCCCAAAAGTATTCGATATACTCGGTATACAACACGATAAGTGTATAGATAATGCCAAACGAGCGTGACAACATATCGTTATTTTTAATACCTATTACAATTGCCGCAGCACTACAGATCAAAGCCAGAATGGTCCATGACCATAGTTCAATTTGTTTTATTTGCGACCATTCATGCAGGCTATGGTAATTACCAAAGATGGTGAGCAGCCAAAGTGAAGTAAAGAAATATAAGAGGCCAGCAAAGCGTGTTGCTTCAGTCAACGGCTTTAATGGCGATAGCTTAGGGAACAACAAACTAAGACCAATAACAAATAGACCAAAGTAAGCAAATTGCAGCGGTATATTCATACCAAAGAACTGATAGTGGTTTTCACTTAAATACGCTGTTTCAGAGAGTAAGTAGATCCCTGCAGCTAATAAGCCAAATAACCAGATCAAAACAGATTTAAGTCTGATCCCTAAGATCAAATAGATCACAGCGGGAATGGCAATGAAAAGACTTTCTCGCCAGTGCTCTGCAATGGCTGTTTTACTGAAAAAGCCAACGGATACCGCCGTGAGCAAGACACC
The genomic region above belongs to Photobacterium leiognathi and contains:
- a CDS encoding methyltransferase family protein; amino-acid sequence: MSLRVPPPILLLLSILGMYLLSRFYPVMTFDFDGKSLLISMLCFIGVIPGFTAIIAFAKANTTIDPRYPQKTSRLVTTGIYRFTRNPMYLGLVFFLFAAAFYFSALSCFVVVPVFIWVMNNFQIEPEEAVLLAMFGEDYQHYCQTVRRWC
- the mog gene encoding molybdopterin adenylyltransferase, with the protein product MSKAKIGIVTVSDRASAGVYEDISGQAIIDTLNDYLTSEWEPVYKVIPDEQDVIEVTLIDMADVQNCSLIVTTGGTGPAKRDVTPEATEAVCDRMMPGFGELMRAESLKFVPTAILSRQTAGLRGDSLIVNLPGKPKSIRECLDAVFPAIPYCIDLMEGPFLECDESVIKPFRPKQK
- a CDS encoding CreA family protein, producing the protein MKKAIMLAGLIASTALVSGCSDNEVGDVSLGVFTTKDIKLNTLVDPLVPGVTCHIASIEADLSLADPSDSSISCRQTGEITPEMIAKIDKSKSGEVVFKKSKSIFFKTMKIRRIYDPESETLMYLSYSTKETSGSYKHSLSTVPLWGTKAYVAKDVATPSAQ
- a CDS encoding lysophospholipid acyltransferase family protein; its protein translation is MSVNTPFLLPRKTPLGIAENVAEWATGLKQLNHYYLQRPIGADCTTFLRYALDSLGIDYQVQRGSLHNIPQHGSTLIVANHPLGGVEGIILAEILLSIRNDIKIMANQYLKTVPELDSLFIGVDVFDNHNTVKANAKAVREAHQHLSDGGLLLVFPAGEVSTKDQKKRLVDKNWNRSVSRFIRRHQASVVPIYIKGENSRQFYLAGKIHPLLRTMMLGREMLNKRKQTIGLAIGETIQYSEVKNITDDRLLVNYLRLNTYLLGSVITATQKHTDNLPTATPIHPPIAKPLLVTEIAHLPSEQKLLENTRFDVYCTTANDAPHLLKEIGRIREESFRAVGEGTGKALDLDRFDDFYYHLLVWDKEQQQVVGAYRLGAVDKIMGAHGVDGLYSRTLFHYDNALVAQLGQSLELGRSVVAKPYQRSLSALMLLWKGICQFVALNPQYTHLFGPVSISNDYSLEARQLLAASLEVHHYDQQSAYLVKPSYPLSKSESCYHHPDTLAALADIQLLSKVVSRLDDENKGVPVLLRQYLGLNGKLLCFNVDPAFNDALDGLIVVDLCQVPEKNLAKYMGTAQTQQYLSHHQQ